TGCCGAAGGCTACAAATGCCGACTGCGTAACTCCTGTAATAATAAGAGATGTTTGAGCAATCGGTTTCTGGCGCACCCCACCTTCTTCACGGTGATGGTGCCAACCTGCAACCTGCAACCGGCCAACCTGCAACCCGAGGCAACCTGCAACCTGCCAACCTGCCAACCTGCAACCCGAGGCAACCTGCCAACCCGAGCTGTACTACCCCAGATACTGCCCCACCAGCAGATCGACCTGCTGGCGCTTGGCGGTGGGGATGGCCGCCCGATCGGTGATGATCGCGCTGGCCAGTGCGTGGTGGGCCGGGCTGGCGAAGCCGTCGCCGATCAGCGGCACCGCCGCGCGGATGATCGCCTGCGCCAGTGCGGCGTTGGCCCGCAGCACCTGCACCACCGAATCGACCGTCACGGCGTCGTGGTCGGGGTGCCAGCAGTCGTAGTCGGTCACCAGCGCCAGCGTGGCATAGGCGATCTCGGCCTCGCGTGCCAGCTTGGCCTCGGGCAGCGCGGTCATGCCGATCAGCGCAAAGCCGGCGCGGCGGTGTTCCTCGCTCTCGGCCAGCGTCGAGAACTGCGGCCCCTCCATCACCACCAGCGTGCCGCCGCGATGCCAGGTTGCGCCGGCCTGCGTGGCAGCCTGCTCGAGTATGTCGGAGAGCGTGCGGTCGAAGGGTTTGTCGAAGGCCACGTGAACCACCAGCCCGTCGCCGAAGAATGTGGCCGGGCGGATGCCTTTGGTCTTGTCGTACAGCTGGTCGGGGATGACCACATGGCCAGGCGCGAGCGGCTCGCGCAGGCTGCCGACCGCGCTGACCGACACGAGGTAGCGCACGCCGAGCTGCCGGAAGCCGTGGATGTTCGCGCGGCTAGGCACCTCGCTGGGTGTCAGGCGGTGGCCGGTGCCGTGGCGCGGCAGGAACGCCACTCGCCGCCCGGCGATCGTACCGAGCACGTAGGCGTCGCTCGGTGCGCCGAACGGGGTCGTCAGCTCGACGCGCTCGACCTGCTCGAGGCCGTGCATTGCATACAGGCCGCTCCCACCGATCACGCCAATGGTTGCCTCGGGCATACTAGACTCCTTCTGTT
The sequence above is drawn from the Candidatus Kouleothrix ribensis genome and encodes:
- the mtnP gene encoding S-methyl-5'-thioadenosine phosphorylase; this translates as MPEATIGVIGGSGLYAMHGLEQVERVELTTPFGAPSDAYVLGTIAGRRVAFLPRHGTGHRLTPSEVPSRANIHGFRQLGVRYLVSVSAVGSLREPLAPGHVVIPDQLYDKTKGIRPATFFGDGLVVHVAFDKPFDRTLSDILEQAATQAGATWHRGGTLVVMEGPQFSTLAESEEHRRAGFALIGMTALPEAKLAREAEIAYATLALVTDYDCWHPDHDAVTVDSVVQVLRANAALAQAIIRAAVPLIGDGFASPAHHALASAIITDRAAIPTAKRQQVDLLVGQYLG